One window from the genome of Myxococcales bacterium encodes:
- a CDS encoding DEAD/DEAH box helicase codes for MIEKKKEILEAVPPMGNHPVETVDVGFDSLGVAKGILASIKAVGFVNPTPIQSAVIPVACLGRDIIALAQTGSGKTAAFAIPMTERLLHGKGLRGLVICPTREIALQTKAFLELFGKDHGLVSLCLIGGVRMGPQIKDLKSGPDIVVATPGRLVDHMERKNLSLRKVEELVIDEADHMLDLGFLPQLRKILKGVPEKRHTMMFSATMPKSIERLARQHLRDPVMIDILPDGRAAEGIEHRLYLVDEAHKKKCLIALLNQELGSTLVFTRRKVDADWLCGVLEKNGHPVVSMHSDRSQSERTSALSGFRKGSHRILVATDIASRGIDVPGIEHIINFDIPQTVEEYIHRAGRTARMNAKGMVSTIASWLDKEMVSKIESTLGKEIPRCSVPGVEPYVETKPAQKGGRRRPSRW; via the coding sequence ATGATTGAGAAGAAAAAAGAAATTCTGGAAGCTGTACCTCCGATGGGGAATCATCCCGTTGAAACGGTTGATGTAGGTTTCGATTCGCTCGGTGTTGCGAAGGGTATCCTTGCATCCATAAAGGCCGTGGGTTTTGTAAACCCAACCCCGATACAATCCGCCGTGATACCGGTAGCCTGCTTAGGCAGGGATATAATAGCTCTGGCACAGACAGGTTCTGGGAAAACCGCCGCATTCGCGATCCCCATGACTGAGCGCCTGCTTCACGGCAAGGGGCTGCGTGGTTTGGTTATCTGCCCTACGCGTGAGATAGCCCTTCAGACGAAGGCTTTCCTCGAACTTTTCGGGAAAGATCATGGTCTTGTCAGCCTCTGCCTGATAGGCGGAGTGCGAATGGGGCCGCAGATCAAGGATCTCAAAAGCGGTCCGGATATAGTAGTCGCTACGCCGGGACGCTTGGTGGATCATATGGAAAGAAAAAATCTGAGCCTCAGGAAGGTAGAGGAGCTCGTAATCGACGAGGCCGACCACATGCTCGACCTCGGTTTTCTTCCGCAACTCAGAAAAATTCTGAAAGGGGTTCCTGAAAAGCGCCATACCATGATGTTTTCGGCTACGATGCCGAAGTCGATAGAGAGGCTGGCGAGACAGCATCTCAGGGATCCTGTAATGATAGACATCCTTCCTGATGGAAGGGCTGCAGAGGGAATTGAGCATCGCCTATATCTGGTCGATGAGGCGCATAAAAAGAAATGTTTGATCGCGCTCTTGAATCAGGAGCTTGGGAGCACGCTGGTATTTACCAGAAGGAAGGTAGATGCCGACTGGCTTTGCGGAGTTCTGGAAAAAAATGGCCATCCCGTTGTCAGCATGCATTCCGATCGTTCGCAGAGTGAAAGGACGAGCGCTCTGTCGGGTTTTCGAAAGGGAAGTCATAGGATACTGGTTGCAACCGATATCGCATCGCGCGGCATAGATGTCCCCGGCATCGAGCACATAATAAATTTCGATATACCGCAGACAGTCGAAGAATATATACATCGCGCCGGAAGGACTGCTAGGATGAATGCAAAGGGTATGGTTTCAACGATAGCCTCATGGCTGGATAAGGAGATGGTTTCTAAAATAGAATCGACGCTTGGTAAGGAAATCCCCAGATGTTCGGTTCCCGGGGTCGAGCCTTATGTGGAAACCAAACCGGCACAGAAGGGTGGTCGTCGCAGGCCATCGAGGTGGTGA